A part of Andrena cerasifolii isolate SP2316 chromosome 10, iyAndCera1_principal, whole genome shotgun sequence genomic DNA contains:
- the LOC143374150 gene encoding uncharacterized protein LOC143374150 — MFGLQRNPMDLRHEFEARLWRVHETFADYLYDKVTLANKVPVAERELIYYVVDGIPNETLKNQARIQRFRSTDEILEAFEKVTLPKEAAAATPAAAPSAAPVKAAAGKSASRAEGSSVTRKNVKTPSKQKGDNESIRCYNCNEFGHYAGNCSKPKREPGSCFTCGKLGHRAKQCGQQTTTPPEVHYVAVQREEDNEFERTVQLRLAGDNADSCISVRSVLDSRSPISFIKKSLVQEGEKTAELSKIKFCGVNGSEMRILGIVK; from the coding sequence ATGTTTGGGCTACAGCGGAATCCTATGGATTTACGTCACGAGTTTGAAGCAAGACTGTGGCGGGTTCATGAAACTTTCGCCGATTATTTGTACGACAAGGTAACATTGGCGAACAAAGTCCCCGTCGCGGAGAGGGAACTTATCTATTACGTGGTGGATGGAATCCCGAACGAAACCTTGAAGAATCAGGCTCGCATCCAACGGTTTAGATCGACGGATGAAATCCTAGAAGCATTCGAGAAGGTGACCCTGCCAAAGGAAGCAGCAGCGGCGACACCGGCAGCAGCACCATCAGCGGCACCGGTAAAAGCAGCAGCGGGTAAATCAGCAAGTCGAGCGGAGGGATCATCGGTGACGCGGAAGAACGTGAAGACGCCTTCTAAGCAAAAGGGCGACAACGAATCTATTCGTTGTTACAATTGTAACGAGTTTGGTCATTATGCAGGGAACTGTTCTAAGCCGAAACGAGAACCGGGATCTTGTTTCACGTGTGGAAAACTGGGTCATCGTGCTAAGCAATGCGGCCAGCAGACAACCACCCCGCCGGAGGTGCACTATGTGGCAGTACAGCGCGAGGAAGACAACGAGTTCGAACGCACAGTGCAGTTGCGATTGGCCGGCGACAACGCCGATTCCTGCATTTCGGTTAGAAGTGTGTTGGACTCACGTAGCCCCATTAGCTTCATTAAGAAAAGTCTTGTACAAGAAGGTGAGAAGACAGCCGAACTGTCTAAGATTAAATTTTGTGGTGTCAATGGTAGCGAAATGCGAATTTTGGGTATTGTGAAGTAG